The Chryseobacterium phocaeense genome includes the window AAATCAGGGGAGCGTACAATAAAATGGCAGTGATGTCACCTGAAGACCTTGCAAAGGGTGTAGTTTGTGCCAGTGCCGGAAACCACGCACAGGGAGTAGCTTTTGCCTGCAATGTAATGAAGGTGAAAGGAACCATTTTTATGCCTTTGCCTACGCCCGGCCAGAAACTTGAACAGGTGAAAATGTTCGGAGGAAGTTTTATAGATATTGTGCTTCACGGAGATACTTTTGATGAAGCGAAAGATGCGGCACAGGAATTCTGCAGGGAACAGCAGGGTATATTTATTCATCCGTTTGATGATCAGGATATTATTGACGGTCAGGCAACAGCTGCACTGGAAATTCTGGAGCAGTCGGATGAACCTGTTGATTACCTTTTCGTTCCTATCGGTGGTGGCGGCTTGGCTGCAGGTGCCTGTATCGTGTTTGAACAGTTATCTCCGCAGACAAAAATTATAGGCGTGGAACCTTCCGCTGCAGCCAGTATGAAAAAAGCACTGGAACAAGGGAAAACGGTACTTCTTGAAAAAATAAGCCGCTTCGTGGATGGAGCTGCTGTTCAGAAAGTAGGAGAGCTCAATTTTGAGCACTGCAAAAATATCCTGCATGATATGGCAGTGGTAGATGAGGGAATGGTATGTGAAACCATTCTCTCCCTCTACAACAAGGATGCTGTGGTAGTGGAACCTGCAGGAGCTCTTTCTGTAGCTGCTTTGAGGAAATATAAGGAACAGATCAAAGGGAAAAATGTAGTGTGCATCATCAGCGGAAGTAACAATGATATTACGAGGATGGAGGAAATTAAAGAAAAAGCGCTTTTATATGCCGGTTTGAAACATTATTTCCTGGTAAGGTTTGCCCAGCGTCCTGGAGCTCTTAAGAATTTTGTCTTGAATGTTCTGGGCCCGAATGATGATATTACTTTTTTTGAATATACTCAGAAGAATTCAAAGGAAAAAGGGATTGCTGTGGTGGGAATCGGATTGAAGCAGAAAGAGGATTTTGCGCCGTTGCTTCATCATATGAAAAAGTATGATTTCTTTGTCAATTATCTGAATAATGATCCTTCTTTAATGAATCTGTTGGTTTAAAGTGTGAATTGATATTATTTTCATGCAAAATATTGGCAGATTGCAATGCAATTACGCAAGATTTTTTATACTACATGCTGAATAGGCTCAATGATTTTATCGGA containing:
- the ilvA gene encoding threonine ammonia-lyase IlvA; its protein translation is MMKEETYPSVLDNVYKAADRLKNVVVRTPLAINHNLSGIYEAKISFKREDLQQVRSYKIRGAYNKMAVMSPEDLAKGVVCASAGNHAQGVAFACNVMKVKGTIFMPLPTPGQKLEQVKMFGGSFIDIVLHGDTFDEAKDAAQEFCREQQGIFIHPFDDQDIIDGQATAALEILEQSDEPVDYLFVPIGGGGLAAGACIVFEQLSPQTKIIGVEPSAAASMKKALEQGKTVLLEKISRFVDGAAVQKVGELNFEHCKNILHDMAVVDEGMVCETILSLYNKDAVVVEPAGALSVAALRKYKEQIKGKNVVCIISGSNNDITRMEEIKEKALLYAGLKHYFLVRFAQRPGALKNFVLNVLGPNDDITFFEYTQKNSKEKGIAVVGIGLKQKEDFAPLLHHMKKYDFFVNYLNNDPSLMNLLV